A section of the bacterium genome encodes:
- a CDS encoding NYN domain-containing protein, with amino-acid sequence MKTIFLIDGENLKGKIKEAYKIAEKEKPLWHEYDFKGLFNKVLSGIKIDKKVFYFAKIKEHKDSKEKSRQLIQEQRLLKTSLERQGFEVILSGRVRGQLEENQRGGKTLVFKEKGVDVRIAVDMMSLACDKKAKEIILGSSDSDLQPAIKEIKQREISCTYLGFEYNPNKGLSYTTDRTILIRDSEIFEFGSNTLFK; translated from the coding sequence ATGAAGACTATCTTTTTGATTGACGGCGAAAACCTTAAAGGCAAGATTAAGGAGGCTTATAAGATCGCCGAGAAAGAAAAACCTTTATGGCATGAGTATGATTTTAAAGGGTTATTCAATAAAGTGTTATCGGGTATCAAAATAGATAAAAAAGTATTTTATTTTGCCAAAATCAAAGAACACAAAGATAGTAAAGAAAAATCTAGGCAGCTTATACAAGAACAGCGCCTATTAAAAACCAGTCTTGAAAGACAGGGATTTGAGGTAATTTTGAGCGGTCGAGTAAGGGGCCAACTAGAAGAAAATCAAAGAGGAGGGAAAACATTAGTTTTTAAAGAAAAAGGTGTCGATGTAAGAATAGCGGTAGATATGATGAGCCTTGCTTGTGACAAGAAGGCCAAAGAGATAATTCTGGGCAGCTCCGACTCGGACTTACAGCCGGCCATTAAAGAAATCAAACAAAGAGAAATATCTTGCACCTATCTTGGCTTTGAATATAACCCCAATAAAGGGCTTTCATATACAACCGACAGAACCATTCTTATAAGGGACTCCGAGATTTTCGAGTTCGGTAGCAACACCTTATTTAAATGA
- a CDS encoding NUDIX domain-containing protein has translation MTNQLKPGVGVGVMVLRQGRVLLGKRNDDAEKASSELHGEGTWTMPGGKLDFGEKLEEAARREALEETGIKLNKLELMSVADEILADKHFVTVGFLCEDFNGEPQTMEPEEITEWRWFFLDELPEKVFPPSAKIIKNYLNRTIYG, from the coding sequence ATGACCAATCAGCTTAAGCCCGGCGTGGGAGTGGGAGTGATGGTCCTGAGGCAGGGCCGGGTTTTGCTCGGCAAAAGAAACGACGATGCGGAAAAAGCGTCGAGCGAGCTTCACGGAGAAGGCACTTGGACCATGCCTGGAGGAAAATTGGATTTCGGAGAAAAGCTTGAAGAAGCCGCCCGCCGTGAAGCTTTGGAAGAAACAGGCATCAAGCTTAATAAGCTGGAATTGATGAGCGTCGCCGACGAGATTCTGGCGGACAAGCATTTCGTCACCGTCGGATTCCTGTGCGAAGATTTTAACGGAGAGCCGCAAACCATGGAACCGGAAGAAATCACCGAATGGCGATGGTTTTTTCTGGATGAACTTCCGGAAAAGGTATTCCCTCCGAGCGCGAAAATCATCAAGAATTATTTGAACAGAACGATCTACGGATGA